The Tachyglossus aculeatus isolate mTacAcu1 chromosome 7, mTacAcu1.pri, whole genome shotgun sequence genome includes a region encoding these proteins:
- the LOC119930863 gene encoding calcium-binding protein P-like, whose translation MSDPIYLPGEFGPPSVGRSVCFPFYGHSGDEEVTGPNNLPSDPGEEGLGRSPCTTVHHIHLPGQFDPASGEACPSVDSDVSSEEEESPDGAPAIKAEVDLSFEAGARLPADLKGSPPLPPKPDEKESGKGQGHGRILENLQDNKGPGSLVPEAKRQIPESPGVSPEPPIQNPERPVRDPERPAQDLGRPTQYSERPTQNPGWPTQYSERPTQDPGRPSRDPGRPNRDPEWPTQDPGWIQDGQLGIRDGQIRIQDGQLGIQNGQLGIQDGQLGIQNGQLRI comes from the exons GGGACGAGGAAGTCACAGGCCCCAACAACCTCCCATCGGATCCCGGCGAAGAAGGCCTCGGCCGGTCCCCCTGCACAACCGTCCATCACATCCACCTCCCCGGGCAGTTCGACCCGGCGTCAGGGGAAG CGTGCCCGTCTGTGGATTCGGAcgtcagttctgaggaagaggagTCACCAGATGGTGCCCCCGCCATAAAGG CCGAAGTCGACCTCTCCTTCGAAGCAGGAGCCCGTCTTCCAGCAGATCTGAAAGGAAGCCCACCTTTGCCCCCAAAGCCCGACGAGAAG GAAAGCGGAAAGGGACAAGGACACGGACGCATACTAGAGAATCTACAAGACAACAAAG GACCGGGAAGCCTTGTGCCAGAAGCCAAAAGACAGATTCCAGAAAGCCCAGGTGTGTCCCCGGAGCCGCCGATCCAGAATCCAGAGCGACCGGTTCGAGATCCAGAGCGGCCAGCCCAGGACTTAGGCCGGCCCACCCAATATTCAGAGCGGCCAACCCAGAATCCAGGGTGGCCGACCCAGTATTCGGAGCGGCCGACTCAGGATCCAGGACGGCCGAGTCGGGATCCAGGACGGCCAAATCGGGATCCAGAATGGCCAACTCAGGATCCAGGATG GATCCAGGACGGCCAACTCGGGATCCGGGACGGCCAAATCAGGATCCAGGATGGCCAACTTGGGATCCAGAATGGCCAACTCGGGATCCAGGACGGCCAACTCGGGATCCAGAATGGCCAACTCAGGATCTAG